In the genome of Carassius carassius chromosome 12, fCarCar2.1, whole genome shotgun sequence, the window GTTGcctgaataataaacaactgataaaatgatCCAACCCATAAATATAGTAAAGTAGGCCTATTAACAgattttgatgcaataaatagggcATGGTTTAAAAATGTTCATCCCTCCTaaacagagaaaacatctttCACAAACTTCTGTCTCTTTTAAAGTGTTAATATAATTAGTTATGGGGGTTACTATACCACAATTCTATAAAAAGGGCGTTATTATTTAAACCCCTGGACCTCAATAATTTCCAAAGCCTGGCTATACTGCTGCCATGCTTTTATGGGCTAGTCATTGAAGATGTTTCTGttcattttatgtaaattagttctgggattaaattatttgtataggctataggcctatttattttactcatgaataataaatttaattacatttaatttaatttaaatttaatatacatttaatttacatttaatttaattaataatatgtattagttttttattattaattgtttgttaaattaataggtatgtttgtttgtttgtttgtttatgcattcattcattcattatagtCACTGTTTTCTGCAcgttttgtatttgtgtttattATCCTATATTAGTTGctataaagttatattttataagAACTTggtagatttttctttttcaaacagCCTTGCTTGTAATTTTTCGAGATGCACTTTCATTAATGAGTCATTACTTATTACGTTCACTCACTAATTTACATGTACAGTTCATCAGAGCAAATGAAAAACGTCTCATTCTCATCACGTGTTTGAAGTGCGCGCGCAGTTACTTGGACGCGATCTCCTCGACGTGcgttcttctttcagatgcacaCGTATCATTCATTGTGATTTctcaaatcaaaacaaacaacaaacattttGACAGACTGTCCACAAACAGCGGATAATGGGCTCATTCCTTGCTTTTCCACTGGCGAAACCGCCTGAGATATTCGATCTTCCCGATTCTGCTCTTATAGAGGGTCAGTGACCGAAAAACTGAATTAACCGTTGAAACTAAAGTTCAATATGCTGTTGGTTAACGttactggatttttttatttatttatttttttatttttttttaccgttgtaaatcatttgtttagttaatttatgaatgtaatcttacatgttttttccctcatgttatttttcttatttgtaaACCACAAGTGATTGATCATTATTAACAATATAGATATCAACAGTAGGCTACACCAGCTTAGTGTAAAGCAAGAGTAAGTGTAGGCTACTGTAAGTAAGCTTACAGATTTGTTTGGGATATATAACATTTGATGTACTACAAGTTGATCTTATTgataacactagcttgctctattctttttcgttttctttttatttatttatattatttaaaagcccatgctacgtgtactgtgttaagctaaatgagactttttatagcacttctatatcattgctctttttgttgtttttgattgcttccactgtgtaaatgtaaatgtgatattACAGCTGATAAAGAAGATGTTTATGCGGAATGTCATACAATCAATGTGAAGTTCTGCGAAACCATGCATCGGCAGAATATGCGCTCCAAAAAGGAAGTGGCCATGTTTTATGGTATGAGTATTACAATTTCTGAAATGTGAGGGACATTTAATAGTTTGCCAGCAGTAACCTAAAAGCAGCACTTTTGATTTTATTGTACATGATGCATTGCACAAAACCAAAGTATGTCTAGAATCTCCTGTTGGTGTTCATCGTGGAAACTGGCACAATGTCGATCCACATGGTGATgacatttttttcagtaaatcaCTTGTTTTTCAGAATATAGACGTCACTGGAGTGAAGTGGTTGAAAAGTTGAAGGAGAAATACCCACAGTGGACATCTGAAGACATCTTGAACCTTAGATATCAGTTTGAGGTTTTTGTCAGAGATCAAGGCTATCTTCTTCACTACGCTACCTTGTAAGTGATAGTCACATGAATCTCTAACAGCAGTGGTTTCACACTCCAATAGACCAGATTATATAAAATCATGAAATACTGAtgatctctctcactctccttttctttctttctgtaccATCCCATCATGAACTCTGGGACAGCAATGAGATGCTTGACGTCTTTCAAGATGCCACTTCTCCCGAGCAGCGCAGAGCGATGTTTGACAGTGTAGACACTCGTCAGTACAACGCCATCAACTTTGAGGAGTATCTTCAGGTTATATAAATACCTTGAAGCACATATTTTTCATTACGAATTTTTGCTGTGAATCATTTAACATCAAAAACAGTTTGTCACATTATAATTTAATAAGCGCAAATCAGAAGTTAGGAGAATATAGCTGTTGTTTGCTTTATGTTtgtctcacatctttttcactctctgtctctttcttttagcTGATGAACAATATTAACATTGGGACTCCTGTACCCAGACCTCCCGGAATTGAAGACGACAGAGATGAGATTATGAATTTAGTCTCAGATTTATCAGAAGCTTACACCTTTTCACAGATATGCTATGGTTTGTTCTAAAGTAATGAGTTTTAACTGTAGTTATATTCTTTTCCAACTGGGGTTGTGTTTTGCAGTAAGTAGCatgcaaagaaaaatatttttattcattttttatttcagtttaaaaaattTGTATTGCTGTTTAAGACAAATAAATACAGCATCCCAGactgtattataattttttaatacataaaagtagaaaaatatagttagtataaaacagttttttttatttattgttaaggaTATAATCAGAATAGAATTTAAAGCATGATCTGTGATAAGCATCAGTAATTAATGGAATCTGCCAGCATATGTTATGTCTAAAGTCATATGATTTGCAAGAGCTTCATGGGCTTTTGGTGGTTGTGTGAATCAACTGTTTCAGTCCAGTGGTGAGACGTGGAGCTCCCTTTactgtcaatttatttatttttgacctacaaagaaaatataaatcCAAGTCATTTGTTGCATTGGtcatcataaaataataaatcaatatgaATTCCAGTTTGTCACATTATTTACTGCATACATGGTATGTTTGCAAAAAATTTgagctgacttttttttttaaatgtcacacaCTGTCTTTCTTACCTCAGACTTGCAAGCGCTGCTCTCACCCACTGATCCTCGACACTCGCGCATACCTTCTTCTTGTTCTTGGTGAAAAAGCTTAAAGAGAAAGATCATGACGATTTTAGAGTGCAATAATGGCAAACTTTCTTCTGAAGGTAGTTTATAGTGATTATTATTGAACATCACAGGCAGTTGTTTCTGTATTTGCAATATATTAGGGAGCTAAAGactgattttaaataaattttaataatactttgtttattcagcaatgacgcattaaattgatcaaacatttacagtgttacaaaatatttctatttcaaatgaatgctcttATTTTGAACTTCTTGttcaaaagaatcctgaaagaaaatgtttaaaaaaatataaagtttttaacatatttaataataagaataatatagTTATCTGAAGAATCATGCCAttaggctgctgaaaattctgttttGTCATGACAggaataattcatttttaaaatatattaaaatagaaaacttgtattttaaattgtttaaacatttcacattgtaattgtttttactgtattttttatcaaataagtgtagccttggtgagcattaaaaaaaacatatttcagaaacatttaaaaaggcTTATCGACCCTGACCGTTTGATCAgtagtgtattatatatttatgtaatgtttttaaatttttttatttagtggatGTAATTATTTAGTTTTCATTGTAAATTATATTGTCAACATTAACACGAATTATTAAggatttaataaatgttaatttaaggataatttttttttttttccttggttTTCTTCAACGGCAGTAACTACAGAAGTTTGTTCTTTagcatgatttgagaatgatTCAAAGAGCATGACTGTTTGTACAAATGTATTTGTGTAAAATTAGTaactgtgtatgtatgtgtttatgctgtgggattttatttattttttgtactgtgccctcatatatttaaatgtatggttaaaatgtgtttcttttggTGTAACCACATTGTGTGGGTAAATGGGTGAACCCCGACTCATTCCTGCGGTTAGATTACAGTAACTTACATGATGGCATCTATGCGACACACCTCGCGGGAGCTCTGCTCAATGAAGCCCTTGATCACTCTTAAGGGCAGAGGATTTCGAGTGTATTTCACACAGCAGGCATAATTCAGCGGCCCATCTGACATCACACACAACATATTTCTTATAGTCATAGACCCACATAAAGTATCTCAGTTTATTGCATGTACTATATAGTACCCATTAAaatgacacagaaaaaaaattagcCGAAGTCACAGCAATTaccaaaacaatgcaaaaaagcAGTAAGGTCTCCATAAGAAACTTACATGCTGCTGGAGTGTGTGGAAACAGGCTTAGAAGAATGCTGCTGATGAGAGTGGTGGTGAGAAGAGACATTACGCAGCAGATTTCAGTCAGTCAAAGATGTTTGCTATAGCACTGCAGGGCCTTATATACTAATGAGTGACAAGATCAGTTgcacatgtattttaaaataacaaatcagATGCAGGCTCTAAAACGGGGACAGCAGCAGCCATGGAAAAAGAGGACAGGAAACCCAATATTGCGATATTACAGTGCTTACAAGGCAAGTTCCAACCACAGATGTGTTGCAGATTGATCTGTGACTGTTTCTTTTTAGTATCTCAAGCAATTACGCACATCCCATGTGAGAAGTTGTTGTGCATATGCTagtatttgcatacatttttgtttacattttgcctTAAGTATAACTGCCGTTGTTGTGAATGATGTAAATCAACATCCTGTGTGTAATACATTTAcagttattcatttagcagatgcttttatccaaagtgacttacaatttaGGAATACAACAAATGAGTCATTACAGGAATTGCTCGAAATACAAAGTTTCAACAAGACAAAATTTAGATTAGTACAAGAATTAAATGGGGTATTAATGAAAGAGAGAGCAGTTGTTAGCTTTTATTTAAGGATGCAGTAAAATGCTGATGAAAGAGACAAGTTTTgtcgcttgaaaattgtcaggggTTCAACATACAGAATGGGGCTAGGAATGCAATCCATGAAAAAACCCTGTAAAAAGTTAAAGTAGCTTTAGTATTATGATCTATTTTTTGCTACTTTGTTATGCAATTCATTTTTTGTCCCTTTCATGACTAATATTTATATGGGCGTGCATATCAttgtttttaatctattttagatCATTTGTTCAAATATTTGAGATTAATTTACTTCATCTTATGACATTAGATGATTACAGGTGATTTAGACATTTTGAGACCATTGACATCAGTGTGTACCTTACTTCAAGCTACCAAATATTTTTATAGGGGAAGTTGTTTATTGTGTAATGTGAGGATTAGCTAAACCTCTTCTTTACCATGACCCATTTAGTGGTGAGAATGGCATTGTTCCTCTCTGAGCAAAAGAACAAATGAACATGCACGGCTTCTGTGACCTAGAAAACATCTCAATACTGGAATCTAAGCATCAAGGGGGAAAGTTAATGTGAAGATCATATATTTAGTTTATCTTGCTAGTATGTGTACCTTTGAGTGTAACACACTATTAATCGTGAAATAGAGGTTTTGTCATGTAAAATTGCCGCAGGTTGCATTTCTGTGTAAGTGCTGCATAACTGAAAAAATCATGAGACACGaattgtatatatttagaaaacatCTCATGCAAGGTGCAAGCTGTCTGTTGTGAGCAAATTCTATTCCTGTCgactaataaataatttattctttatttccAGGAAATTGCAACCAGGCTTAATATCTAAGCAATACTGTggctttatattatatatatatatacaggtccttctcaaaaaattagcatattgtgataaagttcattattttccataatgtaatgataaaaattaatctttcatatattttagattcattgcacaccgactgaaatatttcaggtct includes:
- the si:ch211-122l24.6 gene encoding uncharacterized protein si:ch211-122l24.6; protein product: MGSFLAFPLAKPPEIFDLPDSALIEADKEDVYAECHTINVKFCETMHRQNMRSKKEVAMFYEYRRHWSEVVEKLKEKYPQWTSEDILNLRYQFEVFVRDQGYLLHYATFNEMLDVFQDATSPEQRRAMFDSVDTRQYNAINFEEYLQLMNNINIGTPVPRPPGIEDDRDEIMNLVSDLSEAYTFSQICYGLF
- the LOC132154150 gene encoding C-C motif chemokine 20-like is translated as MSLLTTTLISSILLSLFPHTPAAYGPLNYACCVKYTRNPLPLRVIKGFIEQSSREVCRIDAIIFFTKNKKKVCASVEDQWVRAALASLRSKINKLTVKGAPRLTTGLKQLIHTTTKSP